A section of the Chryseobacterium ginsenosidimutans genome encodes:
- the hisS gene encoding histidine--tRNA ligase, with protein MKPSLARGTRDFSALEVSRRRYIINILQKNFELFGFQPLETPSFENLSTLTGKYGEEGDRLIFKILNSGNYLDKISQEELNVENHQGLVKKISEKALRYDLTVPFARYVAMNHGQLVFPFKRYQIQPVWRADRPAKGRFREFYQCDADVVGSESLLQEVDLVQLYLKSFAELGVSVTIHINNRKILSGLAEYAGITHKLIDFTVALDKLDKIGKDGVVKELLERGITQESIDKLDFLFTQSDDALENLLQLKEKFAGNEIGLKGVEELETVITQSLNLGVDIQNLVFDITLARGLDYYTGAIFEVKADEAQMGSIGGGGRYDNLTEVFGVKNIPGIGISFGLDRIYLVMEELKLFPEEATTKVEYLFANFGGNETLEALKLIKQLREKGISAEIYPENAKIGKQFTYAEKKGIKNLVFLGEEEIKNGNITYKDLEAGEQKTVSLEEFLG; from the coding sequence ATGAAGCCAAGTTTAGCAAGAGGAACGAGAGACTTTTCAGCATTGGAAGTTTCAAGAAGAAGATACATAATAAATATATTACAGAAAAATTTTGAACTTTTCGGTTTTCAGCCATTGGAAACACCTAGTTTTGAGAACCTTTCTACATTAACAGGTAAATACGGAGAAGAAGGTGACCGCCTTATCTTCAAGATTTTGAATTCTGGAAATTACTTAGATAAAATTTCTCAGGAAGAATTAAACGTTGAAAATCATCAAGGGCTGGTAAAGAAAATTTCTGAAAAAGCATTAAGATATGATCTTACAGTTCCTTTTGCAAGATATGTTGCCATGAATCATGGACAATTGGTTTTTCCTTTTAAAAGATATCAGATTCAGCCTGTTTGGAGAGCTGATAGACCGGCAAAAGGAAGATTCAGAGAGTTTTATCAGTGTGATGCAGATGTTGTGGGAAGCGAAAGTCTTTTGCAGGAGGTGGATCTGGTTCAGCTATACTTAAAATCTTTTGCAGAGCTTGGCGTTTCTGTGACGATTCATATCAATAACAGAAAAATCCTTTCTGGTTTAGCTGAGTACGCAGGAATTACCCATAAACTGATTGACTTTACGGTTGCTCTTGACAAATTAGACAAAATTGGGAAAGATGGTGTTGTAAAAGAATTATTGGAAAGAGGAATCACTCAGGAATCAATTGATAAACTGGATTTCTTATTCACACAATCTGATGATGCTCTGGAAAATCTTCTTCAGTTGAAAGAAAAATTTGCGGGAAATGAGATCGGATTGAAAGGTGTGGAAGAATTGGAAACTGTAATTACTCAATCTTTAAATCTTGGTGTTGATATTCAGAATCTTGTTTTCGATATTACACTGGCGAGAGGATTAGATTATTATACCGGAGCTATTTTCGAGGTAAAAGCTGATGAAGCTCAGATGGGTTCTATCGGCGGCGGCGGGAGATATGACAATCTTACGGAAGTATTCGGAGTGAAAAATATACCTGGAATAGGGATTTCTTTTGGCTTAGACAGGATTTATCTTGTCATGGAAGAGCTCAAGCTTTTCCCTGAAGAAGCAACAACAAAAGTTGAATATTTATTTGCCAATTTTGGAGGAAATGAAACATTGGAAGCTTTAAAATTAATTAAACAATTAAGAGAAAAAGGAATTTCTGCAGAGATCTATCCCGAAAATGCTAAAATCGGAAAACAATTCACTTATGCAGAAAAGAAAGGAATTAAAAATCTTGTTTTCTTAGGTGAAGAAGAGATTAAAAACGGAAATATTACCTATAAAGATCTTGAAGCCGGAGAGCAAAAAACGGTTTCTTTGGAGGAGTTTTTAGGTTAA
- a CDS encoding SHOCT domain-containing protein encodes MDNICGLCGTPLTAMDTVLGENKLADGHVLCNKCLNQATTINKNIVNNLNQFFLPEIRGIILQGKIGEFDNSKTSDFQSDTHQGFGFGGTITRLDEIKDQIVALNARLSIFVNDEVKELVNILDHDERLIAVAEGLTVPGKVEGLLFSTQKRVVFIDKKFFGNVEKNEFLHQNISSVEHIENLLYSSLKILTKSGGVAEFKLHTKSDGRTFLNAVNSYLNGSAKQFVTQQQQQQQQIQASSFNLYNLSASESPFRQDAPKPTQSSSSNAPKESPEVIFEQLEKLGKLREMGVLTEDEFAEQKKKLLERL; translated from the coding sequence ATGGATAATATTTGTGGATTGTGCGGAACACCATTAACGGCTATGGATACCGTTTTGGGCGAAAATAAATTGGCAGACGGTCATGTTTTGTGCAATAAATGCTTGAATCAGGCTACAACTATTAATAAGAATATTGTCAATAACCTCAATCAGTTTTTCCTTCCGGAGATAAGAGGAATTATTCTTCAGGGTAAAATTGGGGAATTTGATAACTCTAAAACTTCTGATTTTCAAAGTGATACACATCAGGGTTTTGGTTTCGGAGGGACAATAACAAGACTTGACGAAATTAAGGATCAAATTGTTGCTCTTAATGCGAGACTGAGTATTTTCGTAAACGACGAAGTAAAAGAATTGGTCAATATTTTAGATCATGATGAGAGGCTGATCGCTGTTGCTGAAGGTTTAACAGTTCCCGGAAAAGTGGAAGGTCTTCTTTTTTCAACACAGAAAAGAGTAGTTTTCATTGATAAGAAATTCTTTGGAAATGTTGAAAAGAATGAGTTTCTTCATCAAAATATCAGTTCAGTAGAACATATTGAAAACCTCTTGTACTCGTCACTTAAAATATTGACGAAAAGTGGTGGTGTTGCAGAATTTAAATTACATACAAAAAGTGATGGTAGAACATTCTTGAATGCTGTAAATTCTTATCTCAACGGTTCTGCAAAACAATTTGTCACACAACAACAACAACAACAACAACAAATTCAAGCCTCGTCTTTTAATCTTTATAATCTATCGGCTTCAGAATCACCATTTCGGCAAGATGCTCCAAAACCAACTCAATCAAGCTCGTCTAATGCTCCTAAAGAGTCTCCGGAAGTTATCTTCGAACAATTGGAAAAACTTGGAAAATTAAGAGAAATGGGAGTCTTAACTGAAGACGAATTTGCAGAACAGAAGAAGAAATTACTGGAAAGGCTTTAA
- a CDS encoding PH domain-containing protein — protein sequence MSDHCGLCGAEFTSMDTMLGENKLSDGNILCNKCLEKASNINQELLYGLNNFSINDIKRLIENSKVRETGEISNENLPIVINSEQGLLSKDLYKKRLKEIKQQLDQLKANLSIFAKGEIKELPHILALDETILAITDAQFSKTVDAGILLATPKRIVSVSKAMFSPVKVNEYHNEDILEVSFVNSFLSPIIKIHTKDKIVEFESFLNKDYAEDFYNFIKKIYNKEESQKQSDEVKTVSSEALFGQLEKLAQLRENGILTEEEFAEQKKKLLEKL from the coding sequence ATGAGCGATCATTGCGGATTATGCGGAGCCGAATTTACATCGATGGATACTATGTTGGGCGAAAATAAGCTTTCAGACGGTAATATTCTTTGCAATAAATGTTTGGAGAAAGCCAGTAATATCAATCAGGAATTACTTTATGGTCTTAATAATTTCAGTATCAATGATATTAAGAGGCTGATAGAAAACAGCAAGGTAAGAGAAACAGGAGAAATTTCAAATGAAAATTTACCGATAGTTATAAATTCTGAACAGGGTTTATTATCTAAAGATCTTTACAAAAAGAGACTGAAAGAAATAAAACAACAACTGGATCAACTAAAAGCGAATCTTTCTATATTCGCCAAAGGCGAGATCAAGGAATTGCCACATATTCTTGCCTTAGATGAAACAATTTTAGCAATAACGGATGCTCAGTTCTCAAAAACCGTAGATGCAGGAATTCTTCTGGCAACTCCAAAAAGAATTGTTTCTGTTTCGAAGGCTATGTTTTCTCCTGTAAAAGTTAATGAATATCATAATGAAGACATTCTTGAAGTCAGTTTTGTGAATAGTTTTTTATCACCAATTATTAAAATTCATACTAAAGATAAAATTGTTGAATTTGAATCTTTCCTGAATAAAGATTATGCCGAAGATTTCTACAATTTTATTAAAAAGATCTACAACAAAGAAGAATCTCAAAAACAGTCGGATGAAGTGAAAACGGTTTCATCAGAAGCTCTTTTCGGGCAACTTGAAAAATTGGCTCAGTTAAGAGAAAACGGTATCTTAACGGAAGAAGAATTCGCAGAACAAAAGAAAAAACTTTTAGAGAAATTGTAA
- a CDS encoding class I SAM-dependent methyltransferase, protein MENYLEINKNSWNAKVEPHLKSDFYFVDEFLQGKNSLNSIELELLGDVKDKTILHLQCHFGQDSISLSRMGAKVTGIDLSDKAVEAAKNLSQKAETDTRFICTDLYSLPDVLDQQFDLVFTSYGTIGWLPDLKKWANIINHFLKPGGKFIMAEFHPVVWMFDDDFEGVKYNYFNEKPIVETNEGTYADQTADIVQDYVMWNHSLADVLQNLIENDISIKKFKEYDWSPYPCFRYVEEFEKGKWRIPQFGNKIPLVFAVESQKKSS, encoded by the coding sequence ATGGAAAACTATTTAGAAATCAATAAAAACTCCTGGAATGCCAAAGTTGAACCACATTTAAAATCTGATTTTTATTTTGTGGATGAGTTTCTGCAGGGTAAAAATTCTCTTAATTCAATCGAGCTTGAACTTTTAGGAGACGTAAAGGATAAAACTATTCTTCACTTACAGTGTCATTTCGGGCAGGATTCTATTTCTTTGTCGAGAATGGGCGCAAAAGTAACGGGAATAGATCTGTCTGATAAAGCTGTTGAAGCTGCAAAAAATCTATCTCAAAAAGCTGAAACAGACACACGGTTTATCTGTACAGATCTGTATAGTCTTCCTGATGTTTTGGATCAACAGTTTGATCTTGTTTTTACCAGTTACGGAACAATCGGCTGGCTTCCGGATTTAAAGAAGTGGGCGAATATTATTAATCATTTTCTAAAACCGGGCGGAAAATTTATAATGGCAGAATTTCATCCTGTTGTCTGGATGTTTGATGATGATTTTGAAGGGGTAAAATACAATTATTTTAACGAGAAACCAATTGTAGAAACCAATGAGGGAACATATGCAGATCAGACTGCGGATATTGTTCAGGATTATGTTATGTGGAATCATTCTTTAGCCGATGTTCTTCAGAATTTAATTGAAAATGATATTTCGATAAAGAAATTTAAAGAGTATGATTGGTCGCCATATCCATGTTTTAGGTATGTAGAAGAATTTGAAAAAGGAAAATGGAGAATCCCGCAATTCGGGAATAAAATACCTTTAGTTTTTGCGGTAGAATCACAAAAAAAGTCATCATAA
- a CDS encoding YtxH domain-containing protein: MGNKTKGLLALLGLGAFAYWKYKNSSAEEQQAVKDKINNAKDNLNKWGNDLKDKANNVASQVQDKVDEVKNKAEEQMN; encoded by the coding sequence ATGGGAAATAAAACAAAAGGATTATTAGCATTATTAGGTTTAGGAGCATTTGCATATTGGAAATATAAAAACTCAAGTGCAGAAGAGCAACAAGCTGTAAAAGATAAAATCAACAATGCAAAAGATAACCTAAACAAATGGGGAAATGATCTTAAGGATAAAGCCAACAATGTTGCTTCCCAAGTTCAGGATAAAGTGGATGAGGTGAAAAATAAGGCAGAAGAACAAATGAATTAA
- a CDS encoding isoaspartyl peptidase/L-asparaginase: MKLIIHGGFFSESDQSNEVKTAKQESLKNIAQKAFEYLQNHSAFDTVAYAVSLLEDDELYNAGTGSQIQSDGIIRMSAAIMNGDTQKMSGVINIQNVKNPVFVAKDLINEDDKVLGGNGAKIYASENGFEDFSTEIPQRRTEYEEKLKNGGKGTVGCVAIDKDGKLAVATSTGGKGFEIPGRISDSATVAGNYANSFCAVSCTGVGEDIVSNATAAKIVTRVTDGMSLESAFTKTFDELKAVDGFAGAIAIDKDGNLYHQDSYPTMVFASFDGENFEIFK, from the coding sequence ATGAAATTAATCATCCACGGCGGATTTTTCTCGGAAAGCGATCAAAGCAATGAAGTAAAAACTGCAAAACAGGAATCTTTAAAAAATATAGCTCAAAAAGCTTTTGAATATTTACAAAACCACTCTGCTTTTGATACAGTTGCCTATGCTGTGTCTCTGTTGGAAGATGACGAATTGTACAATGCAGGAACCGGTTCTCAAATTCAGAGTGATGGTATAATCAGAATGAGTGCTGCCATTATGAATGGGGACACTCAAAAAATGAGCGGAGTTATCAATATTCAAAATGTCAAAAATCCTGTTTTTGTTGCTAAAGATCTAATTAATGAAGACGATAAAGTCTTGGGAGGAAATGGTGCTAAAATTTATGCTAGTGAAAACGGTTTCGAAGATTTTTCAACCGAAATTCCGCAACGAAGAACGGAATATGAAGAAAAGCTGAAAAACGGAGGAAAAGGAACGGTAGGCTGTGTTGCCATTGATAAAGACGGAAAATTAGCTGTTGCCACTTCTACCGGAGGAAAAGGTTTTGAAATTCCGGGTAGGATCTCAGATTCTGCTACGGTTGCAGGAAACTATGCCAATTCTTTCTGTGCCGTAAGCTGTACGGGAGTTGGTGAAGATATTGTAAGCAATGCCACAGCCGCAAAAATTGTGACAAGAGTAACAGACGGAATGAGCCTTGAAAGTGCTTTTACAAAAACTTTTGATGAATTAAAAGCAGTCGATGGCTTTGCAGGTGCTATTGCCATTGATAAAGATGGAAATCTTTATCATCAGGATTCTTATCCAACTATGGTTTTTGCAAGTTTTGACGGAGAAAATTTTGAGATTTTCAAATAA
- a CDS encoding cyanophycinase: MKPVGKLIVIGGAVNKGSFAETDFDQNIEKNLNFFERGILRKIINESKLKENSVIEIITTASQIPQIVGTEYKKAFEFLGAKNVNILDIHNREEANSDAIVARANAADVVMFTGGDQLRLTSILGGTRFHDTILLKYQEQDFIYSGTSAGAAAASENMIYQGSSSESLLKGEIKTTQGLGLIDNVIIDTHFVQRGRIGRLFQAVVNNPRTLGIGLGEDTGLFIYNEVMTAVGSGLVILVDGRFIKDTNLTNINLGEPISIDNLTVHVMSMNDHYDLTTKTLTIENSQFNPIPQDR, encoded by the coding sequence ATGAAACCCGTTGGAAAATTAATAGTTATCGGAGGCGCTGTAAACAAAGGCAGCTTTGCTGAAACCGACTTTGATCAGAATATAGAGAAAAACCTAAACTTTTTTGAAAGAGGTATTCTTCGAAAGATCATTAATGAATCAAAACTTAAAGAAAATTCTGTTATTGAAATAATAACGACTGCTTCACAAATTCCCCAAATCGTAGGAACAGAATATAAAAAAGCATTTGAATTTTTAGGTGCTAAAAATGTAAATATCCTTGATATTCATAACCGTGAAGAAGCGAATTCTGATGCTATTGTTGCGAGAGCAAATGCTGCGGATGTCGTCATGTTTACAGGTGGTGATCAGTTGAGACTAACATCAATTCTCGGCGGAACAAGATTTCACGATACTATTTTACTAAAGTATCAGGAGCAGGATTTTATCTATTCCGGGACTTCTGCAGGTGCCGCTGCCGCTTCTGAAAATATGATCTATCAGGGAAGCAGCTCAGAATCTCTTTTGAAAGGAGAAATAAAAACAACGCAAGGCTTAGGTTTAATTGACAACGTAATTATCGATACTCATTTTGTACAAAGAGGAAGAATTGGAAGACTTTTCCAGGCTGTGGTGAATAATCCGAGAACATTGGGAATCGGTCTTGGTGAAGACACGGGACTTTTCATCTATAATGAGGTGATGACAGCCGTAGGTTCCGGACTTGTAATTTTGGTAGACGGAAGATTTATAAAAGACACCAATCTTACAAATATAAACCTGGGAGAACCTATTTCTATTGATAATTTAACTGTTCATGTTATGTCGATGAATGATCATTACGATTTAACTACAAAAACATTAACAATCGAAAATTCTCAGTTTAATCCGATACCGCAAGATCGATAA
- the cphA gene encoding cyanophycin synthetase, protein MKIEKIQALRGPNIWSIRRKKLIQMRLDLEEMENFPTNKIEGFRERIEKLIPSLYSHRCSEGVEGGFFHRIETGTWMGHVIEHIALEIQTLAGMDVGFGRTRETKTPGIYNVVFNYIEENAGIYAAEEAVKMAEALINGEEYDLNACIHRLKEIRERVRLGPSTGSIVEEAVSRRIPWIRLGTNSLVQLGYGVNQQRFQATITGKTSSIAVDIACNKELTKRMLHDAAIPVPIGDLIVDEEGLDSVVRKIGYPVVIKPLDGNHGKGSSINVNDWETAKIGLEHAQKYSKKVIVEKYITGYDFRVLVINNKMVAAARRVPAHVVGDGELNLQQLIEKENKDPRRGYGHENVLTEIAVDKDTTELLEKLQYTLETIPHKGEIVYLKSTANLSTGGTSIDVTDMVHPENITMAERISKIIGLDVCGIDIMAENLTQPLKESGGAIIEVNAAPGFRMHLAPSEGLPRNVAAPVVDMLYPQGKPFTIPIIAVTGTNGKTTTTRLISHIVKSNGYRVGFTTSDGIYIQNTMLTKGDTTGPLSAEFILKDPTVEFAVLETARGGILRSGLGFSQCDIGVLTNIKEDHLGLNDIHNLKDLTKVKRVVLDSVKKNGWSVMNADDEYSMRIVNDLHCNVAIFSMDENNPHMKKFAKEGKITCVYEEGFVTIKKGDWKIRIGKAKDFPITMEGKAKFMIENVLAASLASYLHGFGIEDISNSLRTFLPSAQLTPGRLNVFKFKSFKVLIDFAHNPAGYEAIEDYLKNVESTKKIGIISGVGDRRDEDIKLCGKIAGRMFDYIIIRNEKHLRGRKEEEINGLIIDGINEAGKDVSYEIIPKEIDALKHAMGMAEEGSFITALSDVISNAIDLVQEYQARELQEDDKMQ, encoded by the coding sequence ATGAAAATTGAGAAAATACAGGCATTACGCGGCCCAAATATTTGGAGTATCAGAAGAAAGAAACTGATACAGATGAGGTTGGATCTCGAAGAAATGGAAAATTTCCCTACAAATAAAATTGAAGGTTTCAGGGAAAGAATAGAAAAACTGATTCCGTCTTTATATAGTCACAGATGTTCAGAAGGCGTTGAAGGTGGTTTTTTTCACCGTATAGAAACAGGAACCTGGATGGGGCATGTTATTGAGCATATTGCTTTAGAAATACAGACTCTGGCAGGAATGGACGTGGGGTTCGGAAGAACGCGCGAAACAAAAACTCCGGGAATTTATAATGTTGTATTCAATTATATTGAAGAAAATGCAGGCATTTATGCTGCTGAAGAAGCCGTAAAAATGGCAGAAGCTTTGATAAATGGTGAAGAATATGATTTAAATGCATGTATTCATAGATTAAAAGAAATCAGAGAAAGGGTTCGTTTGGGGCCTTCAACAGGAAGTATTGTTGAAGAAGCCGTTTCCAGAAGAATTCCTTGGATTCGTTTGGGTACAAATTCTCTCGTACAGCTTGGTTATGGAGTAAATCAACAGAGATTTCAGGCTACAATCACAGGTAAGACCAGCTCAATTGCCGTAGATATTGCATGTAATAAGGAACTGACAAAAAGAATGCTCCATGATGCTGCAATCCCTGTTCCGATTGGTGATTTGATCGTTGATGAGGAAGGTCTGGACAGTGTAGTAAGGAAAATAGGCTATCCCGTTGTTATCAAGCCTTTAGACGGAAATCATGGAAAAGGCTCATCAATTAACGTTAATGACTGGGAAACTGCAAAAATAGGATTAGAACACGCTCAGAAATATTCAAAAAAAGTAATTGTTGAAAAATACATTACAGGATATGATTTTAGAGTTTTAGTTATTAATAATAAAATGGTTGCTGCTGCGAGAAGAGTTCCGGCTCATGTGGTAGGAGACGGAGAGCTGAATCTTCAGCAATTAATTGAAAAAGAAAATAAAGATCCTAGAAGAGGTTACGGGCACGAAAATGTATTAACAGAAATTGCAGTTGATAAAGATACCACAGAACTTCTTGAAAAGCTTCAATATACGCTTGAAACTATTCCTCATAAAGGAGAAATTGTCTATCTGAAATCGACCGCAAACCTTTCAACAGGAGGTACTTCTATCGATGTAACAGACATGGTGCATCCGGAAAATATTACTATGGCAGAAAGGATTTCAAAAATCATCGGTCTTGATGTTTGCGGAATCGATATTATGGCAGAAAACCTTACACAGCCTTTAAAAGAAAGTGGTGGTGCAATTATCGAAGTAAATGCCGCTCCTGGATTCAGAATGCATTTGGCACCGAGTGAAGGGCTTCCGAGAAACGTTGCTGCTCCGGTTGTAGATATGCTGTATCCACAGGGAAAACCTTTTACAATTCCTATTATTGCCGTAACAGGAACAAATGGTAAAACCACAACAACAAGATTAATTTCACATATCGTTAAAAGTAACGGTTATAGAGTAGGTTTTACCACTTCAGACGGAATTTATATACAAAATACAATGCTGACGAAAGGAGATACGACAGGTCCGCTTTCGGCTGAATTTATATTAAAAGACCCAACAGTAGAATTTGCCGTTCTGGAAACTGCAAGAGGAGGTATCTTACGTTCAGGACTAGGTTTTTCTCAATGTGATATCGGTGTTTTAACCAATATTAAAGAAGATCATTTAGGATTAAATGATATTCATAATTTAAAAGATTTAACAAAGGTAAAAAGAGTAGTTCTCGACAGTGTAAAGAAAAACGGCTGGAGTGTAATGAATGCCGATGATGAATATTCTATGCGAATTGTTAATGATCTTCATTGTAATGTTGCAATTTTCAGTATGGATGAAAATAATCCACACATGAAAAAGTTTGCGAAAGAAGGTAAAATTACCTGTGTTTATGAAGAAGGTTTTGTAACCATTAAAAAAGGCGACTGGAAGATAAGAATCGGAAAAGCGAAAGACTTCCCTATAACGATGGAAGGTAAGGCCAAATTCATGATCGAAAATGTTCTGGCTGCAAGTTTGGCAAGTTATCTTCATGGCTTCGGAATAGAAGATATTTCAAACTCTCTCAGAACTTTTCTTCCAAGTGCACAGCTTACACCGGGAAGACTGAATGTTTTTAAATTCAAAAGTTTTAAGGTATTAATTGATTTTGCCCACAACCCCGCAGGTTATGAAGCGATTGAAGATTATCTTAAAAATGTAGAATCGACCAAAAAAATAGGTATCATTTCAGGAGTAGGAGACAGAAGGGATGAGGATATCAAATTATGCGGGAAAATCGCAGGCAGAATGTTTGATTATATCATTATCAGAAACGAAAAACATCTCCGTGGAAGAAAAGAAGAGGAAATTAATGGGTTGATTATTGACGGAATTAACGAAGCCGGAAAAGATGTAAGCTATGAAATTATCCCTAAAGAAATTGATGCTTTAAAGCACGCAATGGGTATGGCGGAAGAAGGCTCTTTTATTACCGCTCTAAGCGATGTTATCTCTAATGCTATTGATCTTGTACAGGAATATCAGGCTAGGGAATTACAGGAAGATGATAAGATGCAATAA
- a CDS encoding type 1 glutamine amidotransferase, with protein MKDIRIALLDMNNNHVNQGFKNIKEISEAFQQSTEENVSIKTFDVRFKNEIPDIKDFDIFISSGGPGDPHKEGFEWEDKFAMFLDEIFEHNKYNDDKKYLFLICHSFQLASIHWELGNINKRKSYSFGVMPIHKTEEGEQEFLLKNLPDPFYGVDSRAYQFIEPDHDRFEELGMKIVAIEKFRPHINLERAIMAIRFSAEIFGTQFHPEANPAGMIENLKDEKNKEAMVENFGMEKYLETIDRIDDEDKIILTQAQILPRFLQFAKKNILKQIEVTA; from the coding sequence ATGAAAGATATTCGAATCGCTTTGCTGGACATGAATAACAACCATGTAAATCAGGGTTTTAAAAATATAAAAGAAATTTCTGAAGCATTTCAGCAGAGCACTGAGGAAAATGTAAGCATTAAAACATTTGATGTAAGATTTAAAAATGAAATTCCTGATATTAAAGATTTCGACATTTTCATTTCTTCGGGAGGTCCCGGAGATCCGCACAAAGAAGGATTTGAATGGGAAGATAAATTTGCAATGTTTTTAGATGAAATTTTTGAGCATAATAAATATAATGATGACAAAAAATATTTATTCTTAATCTGTCATTCTTTTCAATTGGCAAGTATCCATTGGGAATTAGGCAATATCAATAAAAGAAAATCTTATTCTTTTGGAGTAATGCCGATTCATAAAACAGAAGAAGGCGAACAGGAATTTTTATTAAAAAACCTGCCTGATCCTTTCTATGGAGTCGATTCCCGAGCTTATCAGTTCATTGAGCCAGATCATGATCGTTTTGAAGAATTAGGAATGAAAATCGTGGCCATTGAGAAATTCCGTCCTCATATCAATCTGGAAAGAGCAATAATGGCGATCCGTTTTTCGGCAGAAATTTTTGGCACTCAGTTTCATCCTGAAGCTAATCCTGCAGGCATGATCGAGAATCTTAAAGATGAGAAAAATAAAGAAGCTATGGTTGAGAATTTCGGAATGGAAAAATACCTTGAAACGATTGACAGAATAGATGATGAAGATAAAATTATTTTAACACAGGCTCAGATTCTTCCAAGATTTTTACAGTTTGCAAAAAAAAACATTTTGAAGCAGATTGAAGTAACCGCTTAA
- a CDS encoding carboxylate-amine ligase has product MHQFTIGIEEEYQIIDVESRDLISHVSKIIEGGKAVLSENLKHEMHESMIEMETGICQNIQEARAELTNLRRHLINTAHEQGLRVSGGGTHPFSNWEHNTITDGERYNKIVDDMGDVARGNLIFGLHVHIGIPNREEGVRIQNVMRYFLPHVYALSTNSPFWIGRNTGFKSYRQEIFVKFPRTGIPSYFNSLAEFDSYVDLLVKTGTIDNAKKIWWDLRVHPFYPTIEFRICDMPLRIDETVCMAAIMQALVAKIYKLHQQNLSFRSYRRLLLNENKWRASKSGIEAHLIDFGKEESVPYPDLLKELLEFIDDVVDELGCREEVEYAWKILENGTGADRQLNVYKETGDLTKVVDYMISETEYGITHSEHA; this is encoded by the coding sequence ATGCATCAATTTACTATTGGAATCGAAGAAGAATATCAAATCATTGATGTTGAGAGCAGAGATCTAATTTCTCATGTTTCGAAAATTATCGAAGGCGGAAAAGCAGTTTTAAGTGAAAACTTAAAGCACGAAATGCATGAATCAATGATCGAAATGGAAACAGGAATCTGCCAAAACATTCAGGAAGCAAGAGCCGAACTCACAAATTTAAGAAGACATCTCATCAATACTGCCCATGAACAGGGACTTCGCGTCTCCGGAGGTGGAACACATCCGTTTTCAAACTGGGAACACAATACGATTACAGATGGCGAACGCTACAATAAAATCGTAGACGATATGGGTGATGTAGCCCGTGGAAATCTTATTTTCGGACTGCATGTTCATATCGGAATCCCAAATCGTGAAGAAGGCGTAAGAATCCAGAATGTAATGCGCTATTTCCTCCCTCATGTTTATGCGCTATCCACCAATTCGCCTTTCTGGATCGGAAGAAATACAGGTTTTAAATCGTACAGACAAGAAATTTTCGTAAAGTTTCCGAGAACAGGAATTCCAAGTTATTTTAATTCCCTGGCAGAATTCGACAGCTATGTTGATCTTTTGGTAAAAACAGGAACAATTGATAATGCGAAGAAAATATGGTGGGATCTAAGAGTTCATCCATTCTATCCTACAATTGAGTTCAGAATCTGTGATATGCCTTTAAGAATTGACGAAACAGTTTGTATGGCTGCAATTATGCAGGCTTTAGTAGCAAAAATCTATAAACTTCATCAGCAGAATTTAAGCTTTAGAAGCTATAGAAGATTATTGTTAAATGAAAATAAATGGCGAGCTTCCAAAAGCGGAATAGAAGCCCATCTGATTGATTTCGGTAAAGAAGAATCTGTTCCGTATCCGGATTTATTAAAAGAGCTTCTTGAATTTATTGATGATGTTGTAGATGAATTAGGATGCAGAGAGGAAGTAGAATATGCATGGAAAATCCTGGAAAATGGAACCGGAGCAGACAGACAGCTTAATGTATATAAAGAGACCGGCGATTTAACAAAAGTAGTAGACTATATGATCTCAGAAACAGAGTATGGCATAACACACAGCGAACATGCTTGA